aatactagtacttatttcaATAGTGACTATTAAATATTCTGTTGTTACAAGTaccaaatgtaacatttttgccATTGACTTCTATGAATATCTGTCATTGAGATCAGCTATTCAGTTTTGACTAGTATGTATTCcatttgtgattgtttttatGTACTAGTAGTTATTCATTAGGTAATAGTACTTatttttagatactagtactaTATATTAGATACTCTTACCAATTATTATTAGATACTAGTTCTTATTATGATAAACTAatacttattcattaggtactcaAACCTATTAAATAGATACTTGTACTTATTTGTTATATACTAGTAATTATTGATTAGCTACTAGTATTGATTCATAGATACTGCTcacaaaaccacaaaacacacacactgcatgctAAAGAAAAAACGTAttgaaaactattttaactcTTCTAAAACTAAAAGTACTGTACATGCATATGCACATATTTATGCAGTATGACTGATGAATTTGGCACAGTTAGCTGACAAAATGTGAATCTGATTTAATGAGAAGCTGCTGTGTTACAATAAAAAGCACTTTAGAAATAAAGTTGACTTTCTGACTTGGCTTGTATGCATGTTCAGAACGATTTTGTAATTGATTTAGCCATATCACAGAAATGCTACGTGCTAACTCTAGAATCACAGGCCTATTTTACAATCTCTTTAATGACCATGGTAATTTTAGTTAGTTGAAGTTATTGTGGTGGGCAGCAGGATAGTAAACAACAGCATTTGATATATCTCCGTTTCCAAAAATAAACTAACCTAACGTTACACCTTACACTTTACATTATCAAGTACCGTGGTTTATGgtgttttatatttatcatgGCTACCATGCTATATCTCTGTACTACCATCTGATCCAATCACCATTGTTCTGTCACAGTTCCTTTTGAGGAGTATTCAACAAATTCTCCCTTCATTATCTAGTTGTAACTTataaatagcatatatatatatatatctttgttttgtgcttttgtttgcTGCCAAAGATCAGTAATTAGCTAGATATCACAGAATCAACATCGGCCAATGAGAAATAAAATGCTAcagattataatatatttttgattccttataagtaaaaaaaaaattgcatgcaaaattctgataaaatgttaagtttaaaaacatatataataattgggctattatttttatttttagttattttagcagtTTTGTGTTGTACTGTGGGAACCTGTTTTCATACAGTCTTGTGGTAGGAACACAATACAAAGCCTTACGATGTTTGCTGATGTGTTTGCGTTACCGCTCCATAAGTTGTCTTTTGCTGACATCTTCTGGCCGATGACAGAACTACAGGCGACAGGTATTTTCAGCAAGGACTTCTTTTACAGGTAGGGCCTGGAGTCAGTTAATATAATATGcaattaaattgtaatacaatgaattattattattagttatctATCTCTCAGTAAATGAAAAGTGTGAATTGATTATCTTTCAAAACTGGACTGGTGTCTTATATCTAGGCTTTTTCATTTAAACGGCTGTGATAGAAATGACTGAACCGTACTAATACTATAAAGCTTAAGCAAATAGACTCAGAccactgattcatgaaccaattgtTTATTACAAAAATGCAAGACAGAACTCTTAAACTGTTATCTAATGGCAAACACAATACAAAAACATACATCTTTTTATAAGATGTAGGTCTGCTGCATTGAGAGATGAGATAGCTACAGCAATcgaaaaagaaaaatggagagcGATAAACCTTATATTATTTGAAAGGATTCAAAACAATGGCAATTAAAGATCCATAAGGCCGTGGGATATGACTTATGCTTTAAGAACAATggcaatatttaaaaacaaataggaACTCAAAAAATTACAGAGTACAaagagcttttttcttttttaataacatCATTCTGGGTGTTACAGTGTGTCCTGTGCTTCATACGAGCGTCTCAACACCCCCCAACATCTCATCTTCAAACATCATTAATAGGTTAGTAATTGCAATTCAATTTCCATTCAGATAGCAAATAGTTAGCAGAGGTCCACACGCGTATGAACATCGAACATGAGGCTGATTAAACACCTCTGACGAGCAGGTCTCCCGTGCTGCATTGAAGAGCACTGGTCTCACACAAAGGCGCTGAGGGCACTCATTAGTTTGAGGTTTTGACCGGGAGATCAAAAAATCGCGTTCCAATTTCCTAAATATGTAGTGCTTCTGTCTATAAATACAATAGTGCAATGCTTGTTCAAATTTGAAATCCCTTGGCTATTCCTTAACTTATGCagatacagaaaaataaatcagATAGAACTTCTTTTTGCAACTGCAACTTTTTACACATATACAGCAGAAGTAAAAAGCACACATTTTGCAGGTTTATTCTTTTCTCATattcattcaagttcacacacacacacaaataatatgaacaatattttaaGTGCAGCTATACATGTCCATGTCCAATAAgcatcttctttttttattattatttttatatatatatatatatatatatatataaataccctCCATGGACACAATGGATTTCATAACATCAAAATGGAAATAAGTACCAAAGACAACATGTTGAGGAAACTAGTCGAATCCAGAACAATCAAAACACTTGTAAGTCCGGAGTACAGCTCCTCCATTTGCACACATCCAGCGGTTTACACTGGAActgtatacactttttttttttatatatcccaTAAAACCAAACAGCAAACAGTCTCCAGACTTCAGGTGAGAAATGCCTTCAACTAGTTGGTCTAAGAAATAAGGTCACTAAATATAATTACATGAGAAATAACTGATTCAAACCGCACACTCAATGGAACAACGTTCaagtaaattgtatttaaatgtacttcttgcacacaaaactcaagtactAACAAACTTGAATGTTATATTAACTTTCCCCGTCACCCCTTCTACTCCAAAAAgtactttattactttattttaaaaatgtaaataaataacaccTGCATTGCCAATGCCATCCGCTTTCCTCCTTTTAAATTACACAATTTGGCTTGCAAATAAACcgaattaacaaaacaaaacggaatgtcaaccaaaaaaaaacaaaaacactttttacatCAACAAAGGAGGCTACTGTATCCCCAAAAGGTGGCTGAAAAGggttataataattacaataatattcaATCGGAACCACATGGCCAGTGATGCCACACCCAAAATACAATTTCGCAAAATAAGAATGAggggtaaacaaaaaaaaaacaaaaaaataataaaagcctCGACAGAGTCTCGGTCTTTCTCACTCGGACTCATATTCCAGCGAGGCCACCTCATCGATGACCAGTTCCTCTTCGCACATAACGtcttcctgtttcacagacagGCTCATCGCCGCGTGGACCTTCTTATGGCGCGAGAAGCTGGAGGAGTGGACGAAAGTTTTCCCGCACTGTGGGCACTTGTAGAGTTTTCCCGTAGCGTGTGTTTGCTGGTGCTGCTTGAGGTTGGAGAGCCGCATGAAGGTCTTCTTGCAGACGTTGCAGGCGTAGCACTTGATGCTGGCGTGTGTGTGCTCGTGCCGCGTGAGGCTGGCCGTGTGGCTGAAGCGTTTGCTGCAAATCCGGCAGGGGTACGGCCGCTCCTCGTTGGGCAGCCACAACCTCTTCTTGCCCCCTTTACCGTGCTTGTTCTTCTTGCACAGCGTGTAGTAGTTGGGCTTGTCGCGGGAGCAGAGCTTCAAGCGGATCTTGAGGTCCGAGGACTCTTCGAGGGAGTCTTTGTCGTGTGTGTACGAGTTGAGCAGCTGTCTCACGTGCGCCACCTGGTGCTTGGAGAGTCCCGCCGAGTGGCTGAAGACCCTGTCGCATTGTGCGCACTGGTACTGCTTCTCGGCCGTCCTTTTACTCGTGCCGTGGCCAGATGGGAACCTGTGCTGGGTTACGAAGGGAGCTGGGGTTGGAGTCGGGTATAACGCTCTGACGTTCTTATCCAGGCCTTTTTTATGGATCAACCGATGCCGCGACAGACTCGAGCTGTGATTGAATGATTTTCCGCATGTGTTGCACGTGTGCAGTCTCTTGGTTTTGTGGCATTTCTTGTGTATCGCCAAAAGCCGCTTGCCGTTGCACCGCACCCCGCAGAGATTGCACTGGAGAGACTTTTTGCTGTCGCACGACTTGCCGAAACCTTTAGAGGACGAGAGGGACGATCCGTCCGAGTGTACGTGCAGATGCCGAGCGAGACTGGAGGAGTGGCTGTAGCTCTTGCCACAGAAGCGGCAGTTATACGCTCGAGCAGGAGACACTTCCTTCTCCCAGCAGATATCCGAAACGTCCACTTCTTCGCACAGTTGGCTATTCCCCGCTTCTGTGTTGTCGTTGAAGTCTGACTCGCTGCCCACCTCCTCCTCATGCGTCGCAATCCAATCTGGATCTGCATCATCACATTCTGGGTACACCGCTTCGTAAGGGACAAAGAACGTCTCGTCCGGTTCCACTTTGACCATCTGATCGGAGGGGAAGCAGGCAGCCTCGTCCAAATCCTTTTTTACACAGGTTAAAGTGAATTTCGAGCCCACCTCGGCCCACTTGACCACATATTCGATGGGCTGGGTGTCAAGTTCCACCGTGATGAAGTCTGCTCCTAAAGCGTCCTGCTCGGAGCAGGTCAGCTCTGTTTCTGTCTCTTCCATCAGGGCTGATCTTCACGGCCCTTCTGGTGTTTTCTCACTGGGGGGCTGCAACTATTCCAGGCTTGATTTACACCTCAGCAAATCCTAgtaggaaacaaacaaaaaaatattgagtttgattaaggttttttttttaaggttattgTATGATAATTAGTCTACTTGACAAAGTCTATCCAATCTTAGTGTCAATTTGAACAAGAcctttttctattaaaaaaaagtagttgTATTAATCTCaggccattgaaaaaaaaaaaaagctttgctgGAGACTCATGATCTATGATGCAAGATAGTTTACTTCCTCTTGCAtggatttcttctttttttttttttaggtttttaggcttATATGGCTCATCTGCACCATCAAACAACCATCAAGCAGACTTTCCCACGATTGACATTTATGAGATCCAAACAAGAACGTTCTGCAGAATCAGTCTTGCAATCAGAGAAGGTCCTACACTGACATTTCTGCCATTTAGATAGAGCATATTCTGAAGAATCACTCTGACATTT
This window of the Carassius gibelio isolate Cgi1373 ecotype wild population from Czech Republic chromosome B13, carGib1.2-hapl.c, whole genome shotgun sequence genome carries:
- the LOC127969885 gene encoding zinc finger protein 135; the protein is MEETETELTCSEQDALGADFITVELDTQPIEYVVKWAEVGSKFTLTCVKKDLDEAACFPSDQMVKVEPDETFFVPYEAVYPECDDADPDWIATHEEEVGSESDFNDNTEAGNSQLCEEVDVSDICWEKEVSPARAYNCRFCGKSYSHSSSLARHLHVHSDGSSLSSSKGFGKSCDSKKSLQCNLCGVRCNGKRLLAIHKKCHKTKRLHTCNTCGKSFNHSSSLSRHRLIHKKGLDKNVRALYPTPTPAPFVTQHRFPSGHGTSKRTAEKQYQCAQCDRVFSHSAGLSKHQVAHVRQLLNSYTHDKDSLEESSDLKIRLKLCSRDKPNYYTLCKKNKHGKGGKKRLWLPNEERPYPCRICSKRFSHTASLTRHEHTHASIKCYACNVCKKTFMRLSNLKQHQQTHATGKLYKCPQCGKTFVHSSSFSRHKKVHAAMSLSVKQEDVMCEEELVIDEVASLEYESE